One stretch of Ptiloglossa arizonensis isolate GNS036 chromosome 7, iyPtiAriz1_principal, whole genome shotgun sequence DNA includes these proteins:
- the LOC143149704 gene encoding uncharacterized protein LOC143149704: protein MNRGIIVRSCGNIRTHRRIRRNKADPHSPDAIGREQNGRIGGSHDSKSSVDTHGNGLATVTSIGIVRQQMGKVSTAVRSAAMSHIEQRRPTILGRGKMRTKLAKIVVILLLSGSGDARPQKTESSKPQVTRVNVEEWKPVQPSSPPQDIREESRYRWNSGNSRIPYINHYRGNIDPFLNGEVSVDESKKTKPRVTRPSDAETFRNSPIFPIVGDSSRSFVSNAAESSARYKHFVRKLGESVGDGGQRVSNTFNENSARPRNSFHRQAKVPVFRVDSGSFGTPSSKNSNRRFDSVYSRDRSPNSQSPYFRNQMTLDPSSDFGKWRDQAPRRPDIDSNNSQSGPASSHRPFSDRRAEFSVASDRHSIKVESSTEFDHVAAIKKITGTLTRENSESNQDFRDDVQSVVSFSHDSGFSDRHRDRKHSNATRFRQPSNGQPNRKKNGQNKIVPTKILVNKNNASAPNTHLKNWPNGAIQNVDDLKNYEKYTTLGDNSNFEKPVPPIDTGVDHLVPIVSPSLHEIVHWLNVPAFATNGSHVVESDQVNQPISLVFDPIYQNLHPNKPFGPSTLQTLKPAFVYPMNSRPSYTTEKLPVWLGNALPKNKTTYPQTQVSQNTVVHLINTDSRKPNRTVIATKLPVDSGRPVLSGSLVPVSGLSSAVGSSSLGPNAYPPSLLLSQLSGTSSTTVKPGPNVHIGFTSYEEKNKTSDPQEPQAPLVTYDQRCPTILINSYTRINNTVQSKEGCTDLNIIINSHVFNTNMFKSTPSPVDVQSNPEIYQTYGENDKYVGPVHAAPSYHQPAPMYQSSSSPQWPPSSYYIPQKNPLTSVPQGNDVSSEVQSVEVFQGAQISISNAQNDASSFVEAAPIESSAEEFDESESLDDGPHSGLLQSTSIVSESESDQANNAPGLNSAVQSADATDVSDLASSSDSASSLAESLSPVSSSNNSDDDDDDDDDDDDFDLSPTGVMESIASVFTYFTFVNPLHYGFFSLAAAPFTALAAGILGIFTFLFPWMFPSSFNFSRASSNDATSFWQNIEEVVWQSIDKYGRLNEWKNGGVREVLGTISWIFKRCTYTLDSAENDRKVVSRNSFKTILVNDRTDRSIGTKALLVFVPVAFDTFGRMSYSMYKGKKTIALHRAPCDLNNLCNRITQLNDTQRHLKDLQYIDQSLRTVATQLLNVSSPEETGKIIDNNIIKKPNGKKPLDRNDASPMKEIIVNNGPAMSMGFGRPINSKFGYFETSHPGQAMAITEEELEREMSSTRLMTAYKNHPTTSGGISTWILLNPPSTTIKTTEVDKKTKQPLETEPRTTVRPTTLTERAETTEKPIEKVTVAVSTTMTLEEPVSTRKTIVATTKKTTTDPKPEKIQTIDKADYSQNTTSKFSQTTANNFESKEVSVSPTKKIHTLRTTPKPKTATSKTTMLSKPSITKTSRPNQQTRPKPLTRRTTIKPDIAKNESSSSAKIEKVTFRPVQMITIPKSKLESTEKPMFVTKIKASIMMDPQKTTVPSVSSTTNSDLATTSKPPAASNSDPMEMPTKTKLVVTKNNVLKAQLKKPLDDTKIEIEPIKVNAPILKIEKVEKVNPKEGEGDNDTESLQVENNSRIDLKFDFNPELTKINVDTESATSNTTPSTTSSTKRTRNSSKRKKNKSRRRKPSTTTTTTTVSPVVSSSTEIEPMADEANAENGIQESKIAPETKVAVNSTNKTKKKPPQKPISTQIYNFLSREVMPSFGVMSLVGLGLGLASYFLYPFGGTIARRNYEVEPKYKYNLDEYGGNYGQSEEEVLSKVLQGMTTDESKYPGIKDYDNNYYQYQHFDGGYEPQTTKKYEQRYTSSSPMYRPENTASVLKYRNTDYRYSDPSSTPNYYDRNKNSDYVVGQAVPGSANRQFVVGNIPKEYPPYEGKNPALSTSGKLVNSYEPTESGQAQFDHDIGQNFNFPGSSVQNYGQIQTARPDDGYEEVEITPTAVAVEHGPRSLKTEKSFPDSKDPSSSVRSRKKRDSVIQIIPTKRELEEEEKEEDLSNEILNIIDSALPGEKEEEEKNRKQENEVEDFEAQRRKKKEEEKTRFKESTMKVSSTETSTASIVEASTRESVSSGTKEVTDSPTSPTSSSASTELDSDDNSMSSSTTTERSNVEWIDLTTKQPPEQDGFNLFNFVKKIAEIKFRLGLTLLKHASEGFARYLGHVQKRINGEE from the exons ATGAATCGAGGTATTATCGTGCGATCGTGTGGAAATATTCGAACCCATCGACGTATACGAAGAAACAAGGCCGATCCGCATTCTCCCGACGCTATCGGACGGGAACAGAATGGACGAATAGGGGGCAGTCACGATTCGAAATCG TCGGTAGACACGCATGGAAATGGTTTGGCGACAGTAACGTCGATAGGCATCGTTCGGCAACAGATGGGAAAGGTATCCACGGCCGTAAGAAGTGCCGCTATGTCCCACATAGAGCAACGCCGGCCTACGATTCTGGGACG TGGCAAAATGCGGACAAAGTTGGCGAAGATCGTGGTGATCCTGCTCCTCTCGGGATCGGGAGACGCCAGGCCGCAGAAAACCG AATCGTCGAAACCGCAGGTGACCAGAGTAAACGTCGAAGAATGGAAACCCGTTCAACCCTCCAGCCCCCCGCAAGATATTCGAGAAGAAAGCAGGTACAGGTGGAATTCTGGAAATAGTAGAATTCCGTACATTAATCATTACCGCGGTAATATCGATCCTTTTCTCAACGGCGAGGTAAGTgtcgacgaatcgaagaaaacgaaaccgAGGGTCACTCGACCTTCTGACGCGGAAACCTTTCGAAATTCACCGATATTTCCAATCGTCGGGGATTCCTCCCGCTCGTTCGTAAGCAACGCGGCGGAGTCTTCCGCTAGGTACAAACATTTTGTTCGAAAACTAGGAGAATCGGTCGGAGATGGCGGCCAGCGAGTCTCGAatacttttaacgaaaattccGCGAGGCCGAGGAACTCGTTTCATCGGCAGGCTAAAGTTCCGGTATTCAGGGTCGATTCGGGTAGTTTCGGGACTCCATCTTCGAAAAACTCGAATCGGAGATTCGATTCGGTCtattcgcgcgatcgatctCCGAATTCGCAAAGTCCGTACTTTAGGAACCAAATGACGCTCGATCCCTCGAGTGATTTCGGCAAGTGGCGCGATCAAGCGCCCAGAAGGCCAGACATCGACTCGAATAATTCACAGTCGGGGCCAGCCTCGAGCCACCGTCCATTCTCGGATCGAAGGGCAGAATTTTCGGTCGCTTCCGACCGACACTCCATCAAGGTCGAGTCTTCGACCGAGTTCGATCACGTCGCAGCCATTAAAAAGATCACCGGCACGTTGACTCGCGAGAACTCCGAATCGAATCAGGATTTTCGCGACGACGTTCAATCGGTCGTTTCTTTCTCGCACGATTCTGGCTTCTCCGATCGTCACAGGGACCGGAAACACTCGAACGCGACCAGATTTCGGCAGCCTTCGAACGGCCAACCGAATCGGAAGAAGAACGGTCAGAACAAGATCGTTCCGACCAAGATCCTTGTTAACAAGAACAACGCGTCCGCTCCGAACACGCATTTGAAGAACTGGCCGAACGGGGCCATTCAAAATGtcgacgatttgaaaaattacgaaaagtaCACCACTTTAGGCGACAATTCCAATTTCGAGAAACCCGTTCCTCCGATCGACACCGGTGTCGATCATCTCGTGCCTATCGTCAGTCCCAGTCTTCACGAGATCGTGCACTGGTTGAACGTTCCGGCTTTCGCGACGAACGGCAGCCACGTAGTGGAGAGCGACCAAGTTAACCAACCGATCAGCCTCGTCTTCGACCCGATCTATCAAAATCTACACCCGAACAAACCTTTCGGACCGAGCACCCTGCAAACCCTTAAACCTGCTTTCGTTTATCCTATGAACTCTCGTCCGAGTTACACGACGGAGAAGCTTCCCGTTTGGTTAGGGAACGCGTTACCGAAGAATAAGACGACTTATCCACAGACTCAGGTCTCGCAGAATACCGTGGTTCACCTTATAAACACGGATTCGAGAAAGCCCAATAGAACCGTGATCGCGACGAAGCTCCCCGTGGATTCCGGTAGGCCTGTTCTCTCCGGGTCTCTGGTACCGGTTTCGGGGCTTTCTTCCGCCGTGGGTTCATCATCCTTGGGACCCAACGCGTATCCTCCGTCCCTTCTTCTCTCCCAGTTATCCGGCACTTCTTCGACCACCGTGAAACCGGGTCCTAACGTTCACATAGGCTTCACTTCCTACGAGGAAAAGAACAAAACGTCCGATCCACAAGAACCTCAGGCTCCCCTGGTAACCTACGACCAGAGATGCCCGACGATATTGATCAATTCTTACACGAGGATCAACAATACGGTTCAAAGCAAAGAGGGTTGCACCGATTTGAACATCATCATTAACTCCCACGTATTCAACACGAACATGTTCAAGTCCACTCCATCGCCCGTCGACGTTCAGTCGAATCCCGAAATCTATCAGACTTACGGAGAAAACGATAAATACGTCGGTCCGGTTCACGCAGCTCCCAGCTATCATCAGCCTGCTCCTATGTATCAGTCGAGTTCTTCCCCTCAGTGGCCTCCGAGTAGCTACTATATTCCCCAAAAGAATCCACTGACCAGTGTTCCTCAAGGAAACGACGTTTCCTCGGAGGTTCAAAGCGTCGAAGTCTTCCAAGGGGCCCAGATCAGTATCTCGAATGCTCAAAACGATGCTTCCTCGTTCGTCGAAGCTGCTCCGATCGAATCTTCGGCCGAGGAATTCGACGAAAGTGAATCGTTAGACGACGGTCCACATTCTGGGCTTCTTCAAAGTACCTCGATCGTGTCAGAGTCCGAATCCGACCAAGCAAACAACGCTCCCGGTTTGAACTCTGCGGTGCAATCGGCTGACGCTACGGATGTTTCTGACCTTGCCTCTTCCAGCGATTCTGCCTCTTCTTTGGCAGAGTCTTTGTCTCCAGTTTCTTCCTCTAACaacagcgacgacgacgacgacgacgacgacgacgacgacgactttgATCTCTCCCCAACCGGTGTCATGGAATCCATAGCTTCCGTGTTTACTTACTTCACGTTCGTGAATCCGCTGCACTATGGATTCTTCAGTCTGGCCGCTGCGCCGTTTACCGCTTTGGCAGCTGGAATCCTCGGTATATTCACATTCCTGTTTCCTTGGATGTTTCCCAGTTCGTTTAATTTTAGTCGTGCTAGCAGCAACGACGCCACCAGCTTTTGGCAGAATATCGAGGAAGTTGTCTGGCAATCGATAGACAAGTATGGCAGGTTGAACGAATGGAAAA ATGGCGGAGTAAGAGAAGTCTTGGGAACGATAAGTTGGATATTTAAACGATGCACGTACACGTTAGACTCTGCAGAGAACGATCGAAA AGTCGTCAGTAG AAATAGCTTTAAAACCATACTCGTGAACGATCgtaccgatcgttcgatcggtacGAA GGCATTGCTAGTATTTGTGCCA gttgcatttgaca CCTTTGGTAGAATGTCCTATTCg ATGTACAAAGGTAAGAAAACAATCGCTTTACATCGAGCACCGTGCGATCTAAATAATTTGTGCAATAGAAT taCTCAACTAAACGACACGCAACGTCATTTGAAAGACCTGCAGTACATCGATCAGTCCTTAAGGACAGTTGCCACTCAGCTGTTGAACGTGTCCAGCCCGGAAGAGACTGGGAAGATCATCGACAACAATATCATCAAGAAGCCTAATGGTAAAAAACCACTGGATAGGAACGATGCTTCGCCAATGAAGGAAATTATCGTTAACAATGGTCCAGCTATGAGCATGGGCTTTGGCAGACCGATAAACTCGAAGTTTGGCTACTTCGAGACCAGCCACCCGGGTCAAGCCATGGCCATAACCGAAGAAGAGCTCGAGAGAGAGATGAGCTCGACGCGGTTGATGACCGCCTACAAGAATCACCCGACGACCAGCGGTGGAATTTCCACGTGGATCCTTTTGAATCCACCGTCCACCACGATAAAAACAACCGAGGTGGACAAAAAGACGAAGCAACCCTTGGAAACTGAACCGCGCACGACCGTGAGGCCAACAACTTTAACGGAGCGAGCAGAGACGACCGAGAAACCGATCGAAAAAGTAACGGTAGCTGTTTCTACCACGATGACCTTGGAAGAGCCTGTCAGCACGAGGAAAACAATCGTCGCGACCACGAAAAAGACGACCACCGATCCGAAGCCGGAGAAGATCCAGACCATCGATAAAGCGGACTACTCTCAGAACACGACTTCGAAGTTTTCTCAAACCACTGCGAACAATTTTGAGAGCAAAGAGGTTTCGGTTAGCCCCACTAAAAAGATTCACACTTTGAGAACGACCCCCAAGCCTAAAACTGCCACCTCGAAAACAACTATGCTATCGAAACCGTCGATCACAAAGACGTCCAGACCGAACCAGCAGACCAGACCGAAGCCTCTGACCAGGAGAACCACCATCAAGCCGGATATCGCGAAGAACGAGAGCAGTTCGTCGGCTAAGATAGAAAAGGTCACCTTCAGGCCTGTTCAAATGATCACGATTCCGAAGAGCAAGCTGGAGAGCACGGAGAAGCCCATGTTCGTGACGAAGATCAAAGCCTCGATTATGATGGACCCCCAAAAGACTACCGTACCTTCTGTTTCCTCTACGACGAACTCGGATCTCGCGACGACCTCCAAGCCACCTGCTGCGTCTAACAGCGATCCGATGGAGATGCCGACCAAGACTAAACTCGTTGTCACGAAAAACAACGTACTGAAGGCACAACTAAAGAAACCTCTGGACGATACGAAGATCGAGATAGAACCTATCAAGGTGAACGCGCCTATTCTAAAAATCGAGAAAGTCGAGAAGGTAAATCCTAAGGAGGGGGAAGGGGACAACGACACGGAGAGTCTTCAAGTGGAGAACAACTCCAGAATAGATTTGAAATTCGATTTTAATCCCGAATTGACGAAAATCAACGTGGATACAGAGTCTGCGACTTCGAATACGACCCCGAGCACGACGTCGAGCACCAAGAGGACCAGAAACAGctcgaagaggaagaagaacaaGAGTAGAAGACGAAAACCgtccactaccaccaccacgacGACCGTTTCACCAGTGGTGTCCAGTTCGACGGAAATCGAACCGATGGCGGACGAGGCGAACGCCGAGAACGGAATACAGGAATCGAAAATCGCACCGGAAACCAAAGTGGCGGTCAACTCGACCaacaagacgaagaagaagccaCCTCAGAAGCCGATCAGTACTCAGATTTACAACTTCTTGAGTCGAGAAGTGATGCCCAGCTTCGGAGTAATGTCTCTGGTGGGACTCGGACTGGGCCTGGCCTCCTACTTCCTGTATCCTTTCGGTGGAACGATAGCTCGAAGGAACTACGAAGTCGAGCCCAAGTACAAGTACAATCTGGACGAATACGGTGGAAATTATGGTCAGAGCGAGGAGGAGGTTTTATCGAAGGTTCTCCAGGGCATGACCACCGACGAGAGCAAGTACCCTGGCATAAAAGACTACGACAACAATTACTATCAATACCAGCATTTCGACGGGGGTTACGAGCCACAGACAACCAAGAAGTACGAGCAAAGGTACACCTCTTCCTCTCCGATGTATCGACCGGAGAACACAGCCTCCGTTTTGAAGTACAGGAACACGGACTATCGATACTCGGACCCGTCGAGCACACCCAACTACTACGATAGAAATAAAAACTCCGACTACGTGGTTGGACAAGCTGTCCCTGGTTCGGCGAATCGCCAGTTCGTGGTAGGAAACATCCCCAAAGAGTATCCGCCTTACGAGGGGAAGAATCCAGCTCTGTCCACGTCCGGGAAGCTTGTCAACAGCTACGAACCAACGGAGAGCGGTCAAGCCCAGTTCGATCACGATATAGGGCAGAATTTCAACTTCCCAGGGAGCTCCGTCCAGAATTACGGTCAGATACAGACAGCCAGACCCGATGACGGCTACGAGGAAGTTGAGATCACACCTACCGCGGTCGCCGTGGAGCATGGACCTAGGTCTCTCAAGACGGAGAAGTCTTTTCCCGATTCGAAAGATCCTTCCTCTTCGGTGCGCTCGAGGAAGAAAAGAGACTCCGTGATCCAGATCATACCCACCAAGAGGGAGCTCgaggaagaggagaaggaggaggacctGAGCAACGAAATCCTGAACATCATCGATTCGGCTCTGCCCGGagaaaaggaggaggaggagaagaacagAAAGCAGGAGAACGAGGTGGAGGATTTCGAGGCAcagagaaggaagaagaaagaggAGGAGAAGACACGTTTCAAAGAGTCCACGATGAAGGTATCGAGCACAGAGACGAGTACAGCGAGCATCGTGGAGGCGTCCACGCGAGAATCGGTTTCTTCGGGAACGAAGGAGGTTACGGATTCCCCGACGTCCCCGACGTCCTCGTCGGCATCGACGGAGCTGGATTCGGACGATAATTCGATGTCAAGCTCGACGACCACCGAGCGGAGCAACGTCGAG